A genomic window from Methylorubrum extorquens includes:
- a CDS encoding heme lyase CcmF/NrfE family subunit, translating to MIVEIGHYALALALALSLVQAVMPAWAARSGDGALREVAGPAALGTFACILFAFCALTYAHVTSDFSVQNVVENSHTAKPLIYKISGVWGNHEGSMLLWVLILALFGAWVATAKTSVPPVLRTNALMVQASITFVFVLFIITTSNPFARVAPAPLEGNDLNPLLQDFGLAIHPPLLYLGYVGFSVTFAFAVAALIEGRIDAVWARAVRPWALIAWSFLTLGIAMGSYWAYYELGWGGWWFWDPVENASLMPWIAGTALLHSIVVMEKRDALKVWTVLLAILTFSLSLVGTFIVRSGLLTSVHSFASDPSRGVFILAILALFIGGALTLFAWRAPSLRQGGLFAPISREGALVMNNLFLVAACATVFVGTLYPLLLEMLTGEKISVGPPFFNWTFIPLALPLLVIVPFGQALAWKRGDAAAAAQRLLAAFAVALVVALGAAALAWGGPVMAPVGLGFGAYLIIGSVLEIWARARGYGHNRTRDLGTTWRRAIGLPRSAWGTALAHAGVGVVVLGIAGQGWATEGLATIRPGGQVASGPYVATLDRVGPTKGENYEETTAFLTLRNRAGDYVGTTETGKRFYPSRRMTVTESGLKTVGVSQIYASLGEVMPDGSIGMRLYYKPLVLLIWIGSLIMAAGGGLSLTDRRMRVGAPVKARAKLPPAAVPAE from the coding sequence GTGATCGTCGAAATCGGCCATTACGCGCTGGCGCTCGCGCTGGCGCTCTCCCTGGTGCAGGCGGTGATGCCCGCTTGGGCCGCCCGCTCGGGCGACGGGGCGTTGCGCGAGGTGGCGGGGCCCGCCGCGCTCGGCACCTTCGCCTGCATCCTGTTCGCCTTCTGCGCGCTGACCTACGCGCACGTGACGTCGGACTTCTCGGTCCAGAACGTCGTCGAGAACTCGCACACCGCCAAGCCCTTGATCTACAAGATCTCCGGCGTCTGGGGGAACCACGAGGGCTCGATGCTCCTCTGGGTGCTGATCCTCGCTTTGTTCGGCGCCTGGGTCGCCACCGCCAAGACCTCCGTGCCACCGGTGCTGCGCACCAACGCGCTGATGGTTCAGGCGAGCATTACCTTCGTGTTCGTGCTGTTCATCATCACGACCTCGAATCCCTTCGCCCGCGTCGCGCCGGCGCCGCTGGAGGGCAACGACCTCAACCCGCTGCTGCAGGATTTCGGCCTCGCGATCCATCCGCCGCTGCTCTATCTCGGCTATGTCGGCTTCTCGGTGACCTTCGCCTTCGCCGTCGCCGCCTTGATCGAGGGGCGCATCGATGCCGTCTGGGCGCGGGCGGTGCGGCCCTGGGCCCTGATCGCCTGGAGCTTCCTGACGCTTGGCATCGCCATGGGCTCGTACTGGGCCTATTACGAACTCGGCTGGGGCGGCTGGTGGTTCTGGGATCCGGTCGAGAACGCCTCGCTGATGCCCTGGATCGCCGGCACGGCGCTGTTGCACTCCATCGTCGTCATGGAAAAGCGCGACGCGCTCAAGGTCTGGACGGTCCTGCTCGCCATCCTCACCTTCTCGCTCTCGCTGGTCGGCACCTTCATCGTCCGCTCGGGGCTGCTCACCTCGGTGCACAGCTTCGCTTCCGATCCGAGCCGCGGCGTGTTCATCCTCGCGATCCTCGCGCTGTTCATCGGCGGCGCGCTGACCCTGTTCGCGTGGCGGGCGCCGAGCTTGCGCCAGGGCGGCCTGTTCGCGCCGATCTCCCGCGAGGGCGCTCTGGTGATGAACAACCTGTTCCTCGTCGCCGCCTGCGCCACGGTGTTCGTCGGCACGCTCTACCCGCTGCTGCTGGAGATGCTGACGGGCGAGAAGATCTCGGTCGGCCCGCCCTTCTTCAACTGGACCTTCATCCCGCTAGCGCTGCCGCTCCTCGTGATCGTGCCGTTCGGGCAGGCGCTGGCATGGAAGCGGGGGGATGCCGCCGCCGCCGCGCAGCGCCTGCTCGCCGCCTTCGCGGTGGCCCTCGTCGTCGCGCTCGGCGCGGCGGCTCTGGCCTGGGGCGGCCCGGTCATGGCACCGGTCGGCCTGGGCTTCGGCGCCTACCTCATCATCGGGTCGGTCCTTGAGATCTGGGCGCGCGCTCGCGGCTATGGCCACAACCGGACGCGCGATCTTGGCACCACTTGGCGCCGGGCGATCGGCCTGCCGCGCTCGGCCTGGGGCACGGCTCTGGCCCATGCCGGCGTCGGCGTCGTCGTGCTCGGCATCGCCGGGCAGGGTTGGGCGACGGAGGGGCTGGCCACGATCCGGCCGGGCGGCCAGGTCGCCTCCGGCCCCTACGTCGCCACCCTCGACCGTGTCGGCCCGACCAAGGGCGAGAACTACGAGGAGACCACCGCCTTCCTGACGCTGCGCAACCGCGCGGGCGACTACGTGGGCACGACCGAGACCGGAAAGCGCTTCTACCCGTCCCGCCGGATGACGGTGACCGAATCCGGCCTGAAGACGGTCGGCGTCAGCCAGATCTACGCCAGCCTCGGCGAGGTGATGCCCGACGGCTCGATCGGCATGCGTCTCTACTACAAGCCGCTGGTGCTGCTGATCTGGATCGGTTCGCTCATCATGGCGGCCGGCGGCGGCCTCTCGCTCACCGACCGGCGCATGCGCGTCGGCGCCCCCGTCAAGGCGCGCGCCAAGCTGCCGCCCGCCGCGGTGCCCGCCGAATGA
- a CDS encoding cytochrome c-type biogenesis protein, translating into MTHLRSTIAALGLSLAALPALAVQPNEVLKDPAMEARARHISEGLRCLVCQNQSIDDSDAPLAKDLRVLVRERLKEGDSNGQVIDYVVARYGEFVLLRPVFGWHTLLLWLSPLLAVGLGAFGIWRLSRRRPPTRVAGLSKAEEAEVEALLKRP; encoded by the coding sequence ATGACCCACCTCCGCTCCACGATCGCCGCGCTCGGCTTGAGCCTCGCCGCGCTCCCTGCCCTCGCGGTGCAGCCGAACGAGGTGCTGAAGGATCCCGCCATGGAGGCGCGGGCGCGGCACATCTCGGAGGGCCTGCGCTGCCTCGTCTGCCAGAACCAGTCGATCGACGATTCCGACGCGCCGCTCGCCAAGGATCTGCGCGTGCTGGTGCGCGAGCGGCTCAAGGAGGGCGACAGCAACGGTCAGGTCATCGATTACGTCGTGGCCCGCTACGGCGAGTTCGTGCTGCTGCGCCCCGTCTTCGGTTGGCATACGCTGCTGCTGTGGCTGAGCCCGCTGCTCGCGGTGGGTCTCGGCGCCTTCGGTATCTGGCGTCTGTCGCGCCGCCGCCCGCCGACACGGGTAGCGGGTCTGTCCAAGGCGGAGGAAGCCGAGGTCGAGGCGCTGCTCAAGCGGCCGTAA
- a CDS encoding DUF1007 family protein: protein MPIAASLRYRALAAALGLVASLATVSSAWAHPHVWITAKAELSYEAGRVTGIRHAWTFDPEYTAFLTQGLDANGDGKVSPEELQGSATEHAGNLAEFAYFTKLKVAGKEQGFAEPQEARMAMEGGRLTLSFLLPLKTPAVQGKGVAAVEVYDPTYFIAFSLADGADAMRLAGAAPGCSMTVTRAKNTEPTVASAGQSMTEAMFEALTAASNYGEQFANRAIVACP, encoded by the coding sequence ATGCCGATCGCCGCCTCTCTCCGATATCGCGCCCTCGCCGCCGCGCTCGGCCTCGTCGCCAGCCTCGCGACCGTGAGCTCGGCCTGGGCCCACCCCCATGTCTGGATCACGGCCAAGGCCGAACTCTCCTACGAGGCGGGCCGCGTCACCGGCATCCGTCATGCCTGGACCTTCGATCCCGAATACACCGCCTTCCTGACGCAGGGGCTGGACGCCAACGGCGATGGCAAGGTCTCGCCCGAGGAGCTTCAGGGCTCGGCCACGGAGCATGCAGGCAACCTCGCCGAGTTCGCCTACTTCACGAAGCTCAAGGTGGCCGGCAAGGAGCAAGGCTTCGCCGAGCCGCAGGAGGCGCGCATGGCGATGGAGGGCGGCCGGCTCACCCTGAGCTTCCTGCTGCCGCTGAAGACTCCCGCCGTGCAGGGCAAGGGCGTCGCGGCGGTCGAGGTCTACGATCCGACCTACTTCATCGCCTTCAGCCTCGCCGACGGGGCCGACGCGATGCGCCTCGCCGGTGCCGCCCCCGGCTGCAGCATGACCGTGACGCGGGCGAAGAACACCGAACCGACGGTGGCCTCCGCCGGCCAGTCGATGACCGAGGCGATGTTCGAGGCACTGACCGCCGCCTCGAATTACGGCGAGCAGTTCGCCAACCGGGCCATCGTCGCATGTCCCTGA
- a CDS encoding nickel/cobalt transporter, with product MSLTAALRPAGLAGGRWPLRLALAAGAVVAAGALLAGIAWALGPVAAPPPRSPFGIGFREAAPATTGLGGWLLAVQSNFSSNLRAAVTALKAGGPWMPLIVMGFAYGVFHAAGPGHGKAVIAGYIVAGERTLRRGFALSAAAALLQACVAIAIVLVGVLVLNTTAAGMTRAGTLIETVSFALVAALGAAVTWRKAGRLAGLATDAPPEACGPGCGHTHLTDAAALDRLGGWRERAGVVLAAGSRPCAGAVLILVFCAAQGLLAAGIAATFAMAFGTALTTGALASLAVFAKALALRLAGGRGQAGALAVGGLELLAGAFVLVLGLAMLSGVASGLGG from the coding sequence ATGTCCCTGACCGCCGCCCTGCGCCCCGCGGGTCTGGCGGGCGGGCGGTGGCCGCTGCGGCTGGCACTCGCTGCCGGGGCGGTCGTGGCGGCTGGCGCTCTCCTCGCCGGTATCGCCTGGGCGCTCGGCCCCGTCGCCGCGCCGCCGCCGCGCTCGCCCTTCGGCATCGGCTTCCGCGAAGCCGCGCCCGCGACGACCGGGCTCGGCGGCTGGCTGCTCGCGGTGCAGTCCAATTTCTCCAGCAACCTTCGCGCGGCCGTGACGGCGCTGAAGGCCGGCGGCCCCTGGATGCCGCTGATCGTGATGGGCTTTGCCTACGGCGTGTTCCACGCCGCCGGGCCAGGCCACGGCAAGGCGGTGATCGCCGGCTACATCGTGGCGGGCGAGCGCACGCTGCGGCGCGGCTTCGCCCTGAGCGCTGCCGCAGCCCTGCTCCAGGCTTGTGTCGCCATCGCCATCGTGCTCGTCGGCGTCCTCGTCCTCAACACGACCGCTGCCGGGATGACGCGGGCCGGCACCCTGATCGAGACCGTGAGCTTTGCCCTCGTGGCGGCGCTCGGCGCCGCGGTGACGTGGCGTAAGGCCGGGCGGCTCGCCGGCCTCGCCACCGATGCGCCGCCCGAGGCGTGCGGCCCCGGCTGCGGCCATACCCACCTGACCGATGCCGCCGCCCTCGACCGGCTCGGCGGCTGGCGCGAACGGGCCGGCGTGGTGCTCGCCGCGGGCTCGCGCCCCTGCGCCGGGGCGGTGCTGATCCTCGTGTTCTGCGCTGCGCAAGGCCTGCTCGCCGCCGGCATCGCCGCGACCTTCGCCATGGCGTTCGGCACCGCGCTCACCACCGGAGCGCTCGCAAGCCTTGCGGTGTTCGCCAAGGCCCTGGCGCTGCGGCTTGCGGGCGGGCGTGGGCAGGCTGGCGCGCTGGCGGTCGGCGGGCTCGAATTGCTGGCCGGGGCTTTTGTGCTGGTGCTCGGGCTCGCCATGCTGTCGGGTGTAGCCTCCGGCCTGGGTGGCTAA
- a CDS encoding histidine phosphatase family protein, whose protein sequence is MSRSTPPSATRIVCIRHGESTFNAHHEATGRDPGHIDARLSERGHAQVAAARMALRGIPFELVVTSPLTRALQTTAGIFSDHPAGPDVLVEVLHRECQESSCDIGRAASVLAQEFPAFQVGHLPETWWYADGEAGPEGWHVEPRMLFDQRVSGFRDWLRARPERTIAVVGHCTFFYHLTGRWLANCEALDVDLTAEPRPRAYG, encoded by the coding sequence ATGTCCCGCTCGACCCCGCCCTCCGCCACCCGCATCGTCTGCATCCGCCACGGCGAATCGACCTTCAACGCGCATCACGAGGCGACGGGGCGCGACCCCGGCCACATCGATGCGCGCCTGTCCGAGCGCGGCCACGCGCAGGTTGCCGCGGCCCGGATGGCGCTGCGCGGTATCCCCTTCGAACTCGTCGTCACCTCGCCGCTGACCCGGGCGCTCCAGACCACTGCCGGGATCTTCTCCGATCACCCGGCCGGGCCCGACGTGCTGGTGGAGGTGCTCCACCGCGAATGCCAGGAGAGCAGTTGCGACATCGGCCGGGCGGCCTCGGTGCTGGCGCAGGAATTTCCGGCCTTCCAAGTCGGCCATCTTCCCGAGACGTGGTGGTACGCGGACGGCGAGGCCGGGCCCGAGGGCTGGCACGTCGAGCCGCGGATGCTGTTCGACCAGCGCGTCTCTGGGTTTCGCGACTGGCTGCGGGCGCGGCCGGAGCGGACCATCGCGGTCGTCGGCCACTGCACCTTCTTCTACCACCTGACCGGGCGCTGGCTCGCCAACTGCGAGGCGCTCGACGTCGACCTCACGGCGGAGCCGCGCCCGCGCGCCTACGGCTGA
- a CDS encoding marine proteobacterial sortase target protein, which translates to MLSLPHSPLPHSPLAHPAPGLTRNLLLGPLIALLLALVAGIAPARAQDSRAQDGSGTLLLRFEGGAPVEAPRLKADAAITVSGPTARATITQAFRNTTTEWVEGTYLFPLPEDAAVDTMKLVVGDRVIVADIREREAARRVYEAAKAEGKAAALTEQQRPNLFTNAVANIGPGETVLVQIEYQQPVRSSAGTYALRLPTVVAPRYSPAPPAVTSVVERAPAADPVPDRETIAAPVLDPARHAPINPLTLTIALKAGFALGQVRSATHAIRVEEVSGNERRITLADGATATDRDFELTWTAAPGEAPSVGLFRERVAGAEAVLAVVTPPETASPAATVPRDVVFVIDNSGSMGGASMRQAKAGLLIGLDRLGANDRFNVIRFDHSFDTLFPDLVAADAHHLARAKSFVAGLQASGGTEMLAPLQAALRDATPEETARLRQVVFLTDGAIGNEAQIFSAIATERGRSRLFMVGIGSAPNGYLMRHAAELGQGSFTQIDTPDQVTERMRALLVKLESPAVTDLTATFSEPGIDVTPARLPDLYRGEPLTLSARMGQARGTLTLTGRIGGQPWQTLLHLDAAQEGTGIGKLWARAKIAEAETARLTGGLSPEAADAAILRLALDHGLTTRLTSLVAVDATPRRPAGMRLASTELPLNLPAGWDFETVFGTQDEAPQLPPPPRQRRAAASATQMAAAQAVALPQTATDFEIRAWLGALLLALGLLLSRRRLAA; encoded by the coding sequence ATGCTCTCGCTTCCCCACTCCCCGCTGCCACACTCGCCGCTCGCGCACCCGGCTCCCGGCCTGACGCGCAACCTGCTGCTCGGGCCGCTGATCGCCCTGTTGCTCGCGCTCGTTGCCGGCATTGCGCCGGCAAGGGCACAGGATTCGAGGGCACAGGACGGCAGCGGCACGCTGTTGCTGCGCTTCGAGGGCGGGGCGCCCGTCGAGGCGCCCCGCCTGAAGGCGGATGCCGCGATCACCGTAAGCGGCCCGACGGCGCGGGCGACGATCACCCAGGCCTTCCGCAACACGACCACTGAATGGGTCGAGGGCACCTACCTGTTCCCGCTGCCGGAGGATGCGGCGGTTGATACGATGAAGCTCGTGGTCGGCGACCGGGTCATCGTCGCCGACATCCGCGAGCGCGAGGCGGCGCGGCGCGTCTACGAGGCAGCGAAGGCCGAGGGCAAGGCCGCCGCGCTCACCGAGCAGCAGCGTCCCAACCTATTCACCAATGCGGTCGCCAATATCGGCCCCGGCGAGACCGTGCTGGTGCAGATCGAGTACCAGCAGCCGGTGCGGTCCTCCGCCGGCACCTACGCCCTGCGCCTGCCGACCGTCGTCGCCCCGCGCTACAGCCCCGCGCCCCCGGCGGTGACCTCCGTCGTCGAGCGGGCCCCCGCCGCCGATCCCGTTCCGGATCGCGAAACGATCGCGGCCCCGGTGCTCGACCCGGCCCGCCACGCGCCGATCAACCCGCTGACGCTCACCATCGCTCTCAAGGCCGGCTTTGCCCTGGGCCAAGTGCGCAGCGCGACCCACGCAATCCGCGTCGAGGAAGTGTCCGGAAACGAGCGCCGCATCACGCTCGCCGACGGCGCCACCGCCACCGACCGCGATTTCGAGCTGACCTGGACCGCCGCCCCCGGCGAGGCGCCCTCGGTCGGCCTGTTCCGCGAGCGGGTCGCGGGGGCTGAGGCGGTGCTCGCCGTGGTGACCCCGCCGGAGACCGCGAGCCCGGCCGCAACCGTCCCTCGCGACGTGGTGTTCGTCATCGATAATTCCGGCTCCATGGGCGGCGCCTCGATGCGCCAGGCCAAGGCGGGCCTGCTGATCGGCCTCGACCGGCTGGGCGCAAATGACCGCTTCAACGTGATCCGCTTCGATCACAGCTTCGACACGCTGTTCCCGGATCTGGTGGCCGCCGACGCGCACCATCTGGCGCGCGCCAAAAGCTTCGTGGCGGGACTCCAGGCGAGCGGCGGCACGGAGATGCTGGCGCCGCTCCAGGCCGCCTTGCGGGACGCGACGCCGGAGGAGACGGCGCGCCTGCGCCAGGTCGTGTTCCTCACCGACGGCGCCATCGGCAACGAGGCGCAGATCTTCTCGGCCATCGCGACGGAGCGCGGGCGCTCGCGGCTGTTCATGGTCGGCATCGGCTCGGCCCCGAACGGCTACCTGATGCGCCACGCCGCCGAACTCGGGCAGGGCAGCTTCACCCAGATCGACACGCCCGATCAGGTGACCGAGCGGATGCGCGCCCTGTTGGTGAAGCTGGAGAGTCCCGCCGTCACCGACCTGACCGCGACCTTCTCCGAGCCCGGCATCGACGTGACGCCGGCCCGCCTGCCCGACCTGTACCGGGGCGAGCCGCTCACCCTCTCGGCCCGGATGGGGCAGGCCCGCGGCACCCTGACCCTCACCGGCCGGATCGGCGGCCAACCCTGGCAGACGCTTCTGCACCTCGATGCGGCGCAGGAGGGAACCGGCATCGGCAAGCTCTGGGCGCGTGCGAAGATCGCCGAGGCCGAGACCGCGCGGCTGACCGGCGGGCTCTCGCCGGAGGCGGCCGACGCGGCGATCCTGCGGCTGGCTCTCGACCACGGGCTGACGACCCGCCTGACCTCGCTCGTGGCGGTGGACGCTACCCCGCGCCGGCCGGCCGGGATGCGCCTTGCCAGCACCGAACTGCCGCTTAACCTGCCGGCCGGCTGGGACTTCGAGACGGTGTTCGGCACGCAGGACGAGGCTCCGCAGCTTCCCCCGCCGCCGCGCCAGCGCCGCGCCGCGGCCTCGGCCACGCAGATGGCCGCCGCGCAGGCGGTGGCGCTGCCGCAGACCGCCACGGATTTCGAGATCCGCGCATGGCTCGGGGCGCTGCTGCTGGCGCTCGGTCTCCTCCTCTCCCGCCGCCGGCTCGCAGCGTGA
- a CDS encoding class GN sortase — protein MSGCAQQGAAPWCSGRRGLAALPAFLLVAAGLVLLAQAAWIPAKAALAQVLLERAFARTLAEGVAVPPWPWADTVPVARIGFPRLGEHYVVLAGSSGQALAFGPGHVESTPEAGEPGTAVYAAHRDTQFRSLGRLSIGDLIEVVRRDRVSVRFRVTGKRVVRWDASGLDPAAPGRRLVLATCWPLDAVTPGPERLLVEADAVTEP, from the coding sequence GTGAGCGGGTGCGCACAACAGGGCGCCGCACCGTGGTGCTCGGGCCGGAGGGGCCTCGCCGCCCTTCCGGCCTTCCTGCTCGTCGCGGCCGGCTTGGTTCTGCTGGCGCAGGCGGCCTGGATTCCGGCCAAGGCCGCCCTGGCGCAGGTGCTGCTGGAGCGCGCCTTCGCCCGCACCCTGGCCGAGGGCGTGGCCGTCCCTCCCTGGCCCTGGGCCGATACGGTGCCGGTCGCCCGCATCGGCTTCCCGCGGCTCGGCGAGCATTACGTGGTGCTCGCCGGTTCGAGCGGGCAGGCGCTGGCCTTCGGGCCCGGCCATGTCGAGAGCACGCCGGAGGCGGGCGAACCGGGAACGGCGGTCTATGCCGCCCACCGCGACACCCAGTTCCGTAGTCTCGGACGGCTCTCCATCGGTGATCTCATCGAAGTGGTGCGCCGCGATCGCGTCAGCGTCCGCTTCCGCGTCACCGGGAAACGGGTCGTGCGCTGGGACGCATCCGGCCTCGATCCGGCCGCGCCGGGCCGCCGCCTCGTGCTCGCCACCTGCTGGCCGCTCGACGCGGTGACGCCGGGGCCGGAGCGCTTGCTGGTGGAGGCGGATGCGGTCACCGAGCCTTGA
- a CDS encoding helix-turn-helix domain-containing protein: MSLIEADHPETELPDGQSRAIADAVREALARRRMSRQALADAARISISTLEKALSGRRPFTLATTLRLEEALGLPLRVQTTVLPLAIAEKARHAPEEFGSYTREAVAFLTGRYLTLRPSFGQAGAIFAYRTEIAWDADSARLVFREAERLDAPFAQSGTVSVPNQSGQIYLVTNFQGQYRLAVLGRPTIQGEMFGILTTLFSGRGTQLTPAAAPLALVPERGALAEGAQYGRITTGMACEPAYRRILDRVREDVFAVFPGCGEGAA, translated from the coding sequence ATGTCGCTGATCGAGGCCGATCACCCCGAGACCGAACTGCCCGACGGGCAGAGCCGCGCCATCGCGGACGCCGTGCGTGAGGCGCTGGCCCGCCGCCGCATGTCCCGGCAGGCGCTCGCGGACGCGGCCCGCATCAGCATCTCGACCCTCGAGAAGGCGCTGTCGGGCCGCCGGCCCTTCACCCTGGCGACCACGCTGCGCCTGGAGGAGGCGCTGGGCCTTCCCCTAAGGGTGCAAACCACCGTGCTGCCCCTCGCGATTGCGGAGAAGGCGCGCCACGCGCCGGAGGAGTTCGGCTCCTACACCCGCGAGGCGGTGGCCTTCCTGACCGGGCGCTACCTGACGCTGCGCCCCTCCTTCGGGCAGGCGGGGGCGATCTTCGCCTACCGCACCGAGATCGCTTGGGACGCCGACAGCGCCCGGCTCGTCTTCCGCGAGGCCGAGCGGCTCGACGCGCCGTTCGCGCAATCCGGCACCGTCTCGGTGCCGAACCAATCGGGCCAGATCTACCTCGTCACCAACTTCCAGGGGCAGTACCGCCTCGCCGTGCTCGGACGCCCGACGATCCAGGGCGAGATGTTCGGCATCCTGACGACCCTGTTCTCCGGCCGCGGCACCCAGCTCACCCCGGCCGCGGCCCCGCTCGCCCTGGTGCCGGAGCGCGGGGCGCTGGCGGAGGGTGCGCAGTACGGGCGCATCACCACCGGGATGGCCTGCGAGCCGGCCTACCGGCGCATCCTCGACCGGGTGCGCGAGGATGTGTTCGCGGTGTTTCCGGGGTGCGGGGAGGGAGCGGCCTGA
- the sugE gene encoding quaternary ammonium compound efflux SMR transporter SugE, protein MAWIVLVVAGLLEVVWAFSMKQSEGFSRLWPSVITLVTMALSFGCLAWAMRSLPLGTAYTIWTGIGAVGAFIVGIAFLGEAMNATRIVAALLIVGGLVLMKLSSTA, encoded by the coding sequence GTGGCCTGGATCGTTCTTGTCGTTGCCGGTTTGCTGGAGGTCGTCTGGGCCTTCTCGATGAAGCAGTCGGAGGGGTTCTCGCGCCTCTGGCCCAGCGTCATCACCCTCGTGACCATGGCCTTGAGCTTCGGTTGCCTCGCCTGGGCGATGCGCAGCCTGCCGCTCGGCACCGCCTACACGATCTGGACAGGCATCGGTGCCGTCGGCGCCTTCATCGTCGGCATCGCCTTTCTCGGCGAGGCGATGAACGCCACCCGCATCGTGGCGGCGCTGCTGATCGTCGGCGGCCTCGTGCTGATGAAGCTATCGAGCACGGCCTGA